In a single window of the Jaculus jaculus isolate mJacJac1 chromosome 9, mJacJac1.mat.Y.cur, whole genome shotgun sequence genome:
- the Dusp14 gene encoding dual specificity protein phosphatase 14 has product MSSRGHSTLPRTLMAPRMISEGDIGGIAQITSSLFLGRGSVASNRHLLQARGITCIVNATIEIPNFNWPQFEYVKVPLADVPNAPIKVYFDMVADKIHSVSRKHGATLVHCAAGVSRSATLCIAYLMKFYNVCLLEAYSWVKARRPVIRPNVGFWRQLIDYECQLFGKSTVKLVQTPYGIIPDVYEKESRHLMPYWGI; this is encoded by the coding sequence ATGAGCTCCCGAGGTCATAGCACGCTGCCGCGGACTCTCATGGCCCCTCGGATGATTTCCGAGGGAGACATAGGAGGCATCGCTCAAAtcacctcctctctcttcctgggCCGAGGCAGTGTGGCCTCCAACCGGCACCTCCTCCAGGCACGTGGCATCACCTGCATTGTGAATGCTACCATCGAGATCCCCAATTTCAACTGGCCCCAATTTGAATATGTTAAGGTGCCTCTGGCTGATGTTCCTAATGCCCCCATTAAAGTGTACTTTGACATGGTGGCCGACAAGATCCACAGTGTGAGCAGGAAGCACGGGGCTACGCTGGTGCACTGTGCCGCGGGGGTGAGCCGCTCGGCCACCCTCTGCATCGCGTACCTGATGAAGTTCTACAACGTGTGTCTGCTGGAGGCGTACAGCTGGGTGAAAGCCAGGAGGCCTGTCATCAGACCCAACGTGGGCTTCTGGCGGCAGCTGATAGACTATGAGTGCCAGCTCTTTGGGAAGTCGACAGTTAAGTTGGTACAGACACCTTATGGCATAATTCCAGACGTTTATGAGAAAGAGTCCCGACACCTGATGCCTTACTGGGGGATTTAA